A window of the Lentisphaera araneosa HTCC2155 genome harbors these coding sequences:
- a CDS encoding IS5-like element ISLar5 family transposase, with translation MYKNTGSEPKMANLPYFLDGTLNINNRWVKLAAIIPWTDVEEIYALNFTSHTGPKALPARTAFGSLIIQVKLSLTDEETIEMISENPYLQYFLGFERYKQEAPFDSSMMTHFRKRFGAQDIKDIDELLHTATRKKEEDSNDDSDNDPPSNKGSLIVDASCVPADIHYPTDLGLLNKAREKTEEVIDILWCHRSNTEDKVKPRTYREDGRKSFLSIVLKKRVSKKKRREVINRQLHCVRRNLASIDELKKYADLTLLKPSLYRELLVIGTLYQQQQYMYDNKVTSVDDRIVSIHQPHIRPIVRGKAGAHTEFGAKISISVVDGWTFTDTISFDSYNEGTELISQIEKYKERFGYYPESTHADKIYRNKENRAHCKKHGIRISGPSLGRPPKDEKLRKEQKDIQRQDEAIRNQVEGCFGVAKRRYKLDRIFTKIKASSETLIALIFMVMNLDKALAFLSLFGQYYKQLLEHFLNFISLISQGEHLKRRVIQ, from the coding sequence ATGTATAAAAATACGGGCTCAGAGCCCAAAATGGCCAATTTACCTTATTTTCTAGATGGTACACTCAATATCAATAATCGCTGGGTCAAGTTAGCAGCGATAATACCTTGGACAGATGTCGAAGAAATTTATGCACTAAATTTCACCAGTCATACTGGGCCCAAAGCTCTTCCTGCAAGAACTGCATTTGGTTCCCTTATCATTCAAGTAAAGCTAAGTTTAACTGATGAAGAAACGATAGAAATGATTTCTGAAAATCCCTATCTTCAATATTTCTTGGGCTTTGAAAGATATAAACAGGAAGCACCTTTTGATTCGAGCATGATGACTCATTTTCGAAAGCGTTTTGGCGCTCAGGACATTAAAGACATTGACGAACTCCTGCATACAGCGACACGTAAAAAAGAAGAGGATTCTAATGATGATTCAGACAATGATCCTCCATCAAATAAGGGTTCTTTAATTGTTGATGCCAGTTGTGTTCCTGCTGATATTCACTACCCAACTGACCTTGGGTTACTAAATAAAGCCCGTGAAAAAACTGAGGAAGTAATCGATATCCTTTGGTGTCATCGCTCAAATACAGAAGATAAAGTTAAGCCTCGAACTTATCGTGAAGATGGCAGGAAAAGCTTTTTAAGTATTGTTCTAAAAAAACGTGTTTCGAAAAAGAAAAGACGTGAGGTGATTAACAGACAACTCCATTGCGTAAGGAGGAACCTCGCCAGTATAGATGAACTCAAAAAGTATGCCGATCTTACTCTATTGAAGCCTAGTTTATATCGTGAACTTCTGGTGATCGGGACACTTTATCAACAACAGCAATACATGTACGATAACAAAGTAACAAGCGTAGATGATCGCATCGTAAGTATTCATCAACCACATATCCGTCCCATAGTTCGGGGGAAGGCGGGAGCTCATACGGAATTCGGAGCAAAAATATCTATCAGTGTGGTCGATGGCTGGACCTTTACCGATACGATTAGCTTTGACTCTTATAATGAAGGGACCGAACTGATTTCACAAATTGAAAAATACAAAGAACGATTCGGTTATTATCCCGAATCAACACATGCGGACAAAATCTACCGAAACAAAGAAAATCGAGCACATTGTAAAAAGCATGGGATAAGGATAAGTGGTCCCAGTCTTGGAAGGCCTCCCAAAGATGAAAAATTACGTAAAGAACAAAAGGATATACAACGCCAAGATGAAGCTATAAGAAACCAAGTAGAAGGCTGTTTTGGTGTAGCCAAAAGACGCTATAAACTCGATCGCATTTTCACGAAAATTAAAGCGTCGTCTGAAACACTTATTGCTTTAATATTCATGGTGATGAACTTGGACAAGGCATTAGCCTTTTTATCACTTTTTGGCCAATATTATAAGCAGCTATTAGAACATTTTCTTAACTTTATAAGTCTCATTAGCCAGGGTGAGCATCTCAAAAGACGAGTCATTCAGTAA
- a CDS encoding GspE/PulE family protein, producing the protein MNFSNEQDLLDKLSHELKVDLKEAKDLDELLESGELSEERLINAFAQESGLEHILEETVSSLEKMKNVSHEYLDAALCLPLAQDDYTIDLAFCSLFQLDEKCKQWQVLYNKEIQPKLMRKSFISRKINELYHQSDELNEFDEQANQSLEDMAKEAPIVRLVNDVFSRAVELGASDIHVEPGDGQLNIRYRIDGILHTHFTPPFQQFAAISSRLKLIGGLNIAERRIPQDGRIELSISGKAIDVRMNTLPGMYGESIVMRLLQKNLQDFTLESIGMSAVLKDKFIAKIKKPYGLVLVVGPTGSGKTTTLYCALNILNSGNEKIITIEDPIEYQINGITQVQVKKSIGLSFADGLRSIVRQDPDIILVGEIRDKETAEISINAALTGHLVLSTLHTNDAAGAISRLQDMGVENFLIASSLVAVLSQRLLRRVCSACGGKEENFPCRKCANTGYKGRVGVYEFLEVNQRIQNAVMEQKDSGQINAIAVSQGMQTIAENANEKVEAGVTTREEQVRVCSTN; encoded by the coding sequence GTGAATTTTTCTAATGAACAGGACCTGCTCGATAAGCTTTCACATGAGCTAAAGGTTGATTTAAAGGAGGCCAAGGATCTTGATGAACTCCTTGAATCGGGAGAATTGAGTGAAGAGCGTTTAATCAATGCATTCGCACAAGAAAGTGGACTTGAGCACATCCTTGAAGAGACAGTTTCTAGTTTAGAGAAGATGAAAAATGTGAGCCACGAATACCTGGATGCCGCCCTCTGCCTACCCTTGGCTCAAGATGACTATACAATTGACTTGGCATTTTGTAGCCTTTTTCAACTCGATGAAAAATGTAAGCAGTGGCAAGTTCTATACAATAAAGAAATTCAGCCCAAGCTGATGCGTAAGAGCTTTATTTCTCGTAAGATTAATGAACTTTATCACCAATCCGATGAACTCAACGAGTTTGATGAGCAGGCGAATCAGTCTCTAGAAGACATGGCCAAGGAGGCACCGATCGTTCGTTTGGTAAACGATGTCTTTAGTCGAGCTGTTGAATTGGGTGCGAGTGATATTCACGTTGAACCCGGCGATGGTCAATTGAATATTCGTTATCGTATTGATGGTATTTTACATACTCACTTCACGCCACCTTTTCAGCAATTTGCCGCCATTTCTTCACGTTTAAAACTGATTGGCGGTCTTAATATTGCCGAACGTCGAATCCCCCAAGATGGTCGTATTGAATTATCCATTAGTGGTAAAGCGATCGACGTGCGAATGAATACTTTGCCAGGCATGTACGGAGAATCAATTGTGATGCGTTTGTTGCAAAAGAATCTCCAAGATTTCACTTTAGAAAGTATTGGTATGTCTGCCGTGCTGAAGGATAAGTTTATAGCGAAAATTAAAAAGCCTTATGGTCTTGTACTTGTCGTGGGGCCCACGGGTTCAGGTAAAACGACGACGCTCTATTGTGCGCTTAATATTCTCAATAGTGGTAATGAGAAAATCATTACGATTGAGGATCCCATTGAATATCAAATTAATGGCATTACCCAGGTTCAAGTTAAAAAGTCCATTGGCTTAAGTTTTGCTGATGGTCTGCGCTCCATTGTCCGTCAGGACCCCGATATTATTCTAGTGGGCGAAATCCGTGATAAAGAAACAGCGGAAATTAGTATCAATGCGGCTCTCACAGGGCACTTAGTGCTCTCGACACTTCACACTAATGATGCCGCAGGGGCAATTAGCCGTTTGCAAGATATGGGAGTCGAGAATTTTCTGATCGCCTCATCACTAGTCGCAGTACTATCACAGCGTCTTTTACGTCGTGTGTGTTCGGCTTGTGGTGGTAAAGAAGAGAACTTCCCTTGCAGGAAATGTGCCAATACAGGCTACAAAGGTCGCGTTGGGGTTTATGAATTCTTAGAAGTTAATCAGCGTATACAAAATGCCGTTATGGAACAAAAAGATAGTGGTCAGATTAATGCAATTGCGGTGTCGCAAGGCATGCAGACAATTGCGGAAAACGCAAACGAAAAAGTCGAAGCGGGAGTGACGACTCGCGAAGAACAAGTTCGGGTGTGTAGTACGAATTAA
- a CDS encoding type IV pilus modification PilV family protein, giving the protein MKNKNFSLIEVLLATVILSAGAVLYSKISAQSANMVYEGESQWGRAHLKSLACEYYLLWGADAPEPVELLPEDYSASCELIDEHELLEQSEDQTEGRWTLKKYWVQLYYKDEVIDETYVSKFLPVELVQ; this is encoded by the coding sequence ATGAAGAATAAAAATTTCAGTTTAATCGAAGTGCTTTTGGCGACAGTTATTCTATCCGCCGGGGCTGTGCTTTATTCTAAAATAAGTGCGCAGTCCGCAAATATGGTGTATGAGGGTGAGAGTCAGTGGGGGCGGGCGCATCTAAAATCTCTCGCCTGTGAATATTATCTCTTGTGGGGAGCTGATGCCCCTGAACCAGTAGAATTATTGCCAGAAGATTACTCTGCGAGCTGTGAACTTATTGATGAACATGAATTATTGGAGCAGAGCGAGGATCAGACTGAGGGACGCTGGACACTCAAGAAGTATTGGGTTCAGCTTTATTACAAAGACGAAGTGATTGACGAGACTTACGTGAGCAAATTTCTTCCCGTGGAGCTCGTGCAATGA
- a CDS encoding mechanosensitive ion channel family protein, translated as MAYEADFELAIKIIKEYIEEREEVLLLEEPQPDGSFLPKVNIFIAELGESGVLIRADFWTQNFADSLKVSRDLNKYVLLSFKENPIEIPYPHRTVVQKGA; from the coding sequence GTGGCCTATGAAGCAGATTTTGAGCTGGCGATCAAAATAATAAAAGAATACATTGAAGAACGTGAGGAAGTCTTATTATTAGAAGAGCCTCAACCCGATGGTAGCTTCTTGCCAAAAGTAAATATTTTCATTGCGGAGTTAGGCGAATCGGGAGTTTTAATAAGAGCCGATTTTTGGACACAAAATTTTGCGGATTCTTTGAAGGTTTCTAGAGATTTAAATAAGTATGTGCTACTGAGTTTCAAAGAAAATCCAATAGAAATCCCTTACCCCCATCGAACAGTCGTCCAAAAAGGAGCTTAA
- a CDS encoding secretin N-terminal domain-containing protein yields the protein MILNKTIYSLLITTWFISCSGVDKQELAETTKMEINLSKNAQAIPVDTEQGMPKDGVIEVISPLQGVDGSRNFTLPNRDGSKDYEMQKLKRLADLMKERAPDPKTFEEKVSVFLTLDNVELGVVINEFSQVLSFQYLVDPGVKGFVKSSISLENSMTVYDAWKLFEQVLYINNAYASIDEAGIIRVFPLTKIAQDALASVPGQAQGNVNIVYYSLQNITAAEALPILKPFMSANASASVIPSSNALLIVETSANMDRLNTILQTMDANGQSNWPQIAYRCRFIDSAVLLAELQSAIPVLGFSLAAGENQGAGVKMASIDRMQIIVASAPSGAVLNEVYKWIQILDTAESEGATKVFYYPVRHGISADLVAALQLFFPNSANAASPQTNASNSTSSRASTNNTNNRTTPNRTTTNRNTTNSSDVTSIKSLFEEPVTIFEDSRRNQLVIRTKPKTYSMVKAILRHLDAPAMQVMIQVTAVEVELGEGLEFGFEYAATDKFGSGDNESGVGVGSSTADTPSFGPPGGLDPGISLLLQSAGVDNEFAFVQAVAGDSSSELLFTPHILTLNGEEAEINIGQNVPVRAGTTSTSSNNDFEQIEYRSTGVLLRVLPQVSADKYVTLDTEIVISSIVEQSPEEVLIDSPSFNENKVTTKLLIKNNETILLGGIIQKVASESTSGVPFLKDIPGIGFLFQSATTGSREKELVIFIKATVIEQKSDFQDVVNRYGNAMKFKNETPEVP from the coding sequence GTGATTTTAAATAAAACAATATATAGCCTGCTGATAACGACTTGGTTTATCTCCTGTTCGGGAGTTGACAAGCAAGAACTAGCCGAAACAACAAAGATGGAGATCAATCTCTCCAAGAATGCTCAAGCGATTCCAGTTGATACAGAGCAAGGTATGCCCAAAGATGGAGTTATAGAAGTGATTTCTCCTTTGCAGGGTGTGGATGGAAGTCGTAATTTCACTTTGCCGAATCGCGATGGAAGCAAAGATTACGAAATGCAAAAGCTCAAACGCCTTGCAGATCTGATGAAGGAACGAGCACCAGATCCAAAGACTTTCGAAGAGAAAGTGAGTGTATTCCTAACTTTGGACAATGTTGAGCTTGGGGTTGTTATTAATGAGTTTAGTCAGGTGCTTTCTTTTCAGTACTTGGTAGATCCAGGCGTTAAAGGTTTTGTGAAATCGAGTATTAGTTTAGAAAATAGCATGACCGTTTATGATGCTTGGAAACTTTTTGAACAGGTTCTATATATTAATAATGCCTATGCGTCCATCGATGAAGCTGGAATTATTCGGGTCTTTCCTTTAACAAAAATTGCTCAAGATGCTTTAGCAAGTGTACCTGGACAAGCTCAGGGCAATGTGAATATTGTTTATTACTCACTGCAAAATATTACTGCAGCAGAAGCCTTGCCAATCCTTAAGCCTTTTATGAGTGCCAATGCGTCGGCCTCGGTGATTCCTTCAAGTAATGCATTACTTATAGTTGAGACGAGTGCCAACATGGATCGCCTCAATACGATTTTACAGACAATGGACGCCAATGGTCAGAGCAATTGGCCACAGATCGCTTATAGATGCCGTTTTATTGATTCAGCGGTACTTTTGGCAGAGTTACAAAGCGCCATTCCCGTTTTAGGCTTTTCACTTGCTGCGGGAGAGAATCAAGGTGCAGGTGTTAAAATGGCTTCCATTGATCGTATGCAGATCATTGTGGCTTCAGCCCCTTCAGGAGCGGTATTAAATGAAGTTTATAAATGGATTCAGATTTTAGATACCGCAGAGTCTGAGGGTGCTACAAAAGTTTTTTATTATCCCGTACGTCATGGTATCTCAGCCGATTTAGTCGCGGCTCTGCAACTCTTTTTCCCTAATTCAGCCAATGCGGCCTCACCTCAAACGAATGCTTCTAATTCGACTTCCAGCCGTGCCTCGACAAATAATACGAATAACCGCACGACCCCGAATAGGACGACAACAAACAGGAATACGACAAATTCCAGTGATGTTACTTCTATAAAATCTCTATTTGAAGAACCTGTCACTATCTTTGAGGATAGTCGCAGAAATCAATTGGTGATACGTACCAAGCCCAAAACTTATTCCATGGTGAAGGCGATCTTACGCCACCTCGATGCTCCAGCCATGCAGGTAATGATTCAAGTGACCGCCGTAGAAGTCGAGCTCGGAGAAGGACTAGAATTTGGTTTTGAGTATGCGGCTACGGATAAATTTGGTAGTGGCGATAATGAAAGTGGCGTCGGTGTCGGTAGTAGTACGGCAGACACACCAAGTTTTGGCCCTCCGGGGGGCTTAGATCCAGGGATTAGTTTACTGCTACAGTCAGCTGGGGTTGATAACGAATTTGCTTTTGTTCAGGCGGTTGCGGGCGATTCATCCTCCGAACTACTCTTTACTCCGCATATTTTAACTCTCAATGGGGAAGAAGCGGAAATTAACATTGGCCAAAATGTCCCCGTAAGAGCGGGTACTACATCAACTTCTTCAAATAATGATTTTGAGCAAATTGAGTATCGGAGTACGGGTGTGCTTCTTCGAGTGTTACCACAGGTTTCAGCAGATAAATACGTAACCTTAGATACAGAAATAGTAATATCAAGTATTGTTGAACAATCTCCAGAAGAAGTTTTGATTGATTCGCCATCCTTTAATGAGAATAAAGTAACAACGAAACTCTTGATTAAGAATAATGAAACTATTTTACTAGGTGGCATTATTCAAAAAGTAGCGAGTGAAAGTACCAGTGGGGTTCCATTTTTGAAAGATATTCCAGGTATAGGCTTCCTCTTTCAAAGTGCCACAACAGGAAGTAGAGAAAAGGAGTTGGTAATCTTTATTAAAGCCACAGTGATTGAGCAAAAGAGTGATTTCCAAGATGTTGTCAATCGTTATGGCAATGCGATGAAATTCAAAAATGAAACGCCAGAAGTTCCGTGA
- a CDS encoding PQQ-binding-like beta-propeller repeat protein yields MNLRKYLPLLMLSQLTWAGQLPEIPEDSGGLLLYVGKAPQDEVKQLASIVSSPRLIGQILIKDGADLKPSREQVAEQKTKGQLSVQTYNGSDIPVISSVANIILCAESAKIDQDEIMRALTPRGIAYIQKGEQWQKIVKPVPSDIDDWTHALYNPANTVVSKDTKVGPPRRLQWMTGPGWSRSHEHMVSFNAMVSEGGIVYYIVDMGSRSAVALPARWTLIARDGFNGKELWRKELPSWMNHMWPLKSGPTQIQRKLVAVDGKVYVTLGALAPVSQLDGRTGKVLKTYEGTENVDEIILDNDQLIVHMSDHVKRREGYTHDMSHVWAAAGNARQRFAWTNEERTIVSINPETGKTSWVYKAPCIAMTMNMDKDKIYFFDGANAQAISRKDGKLIWKSDKLVLEDLIKAGELGAGYAPTMLNYMDMVIIQIRESRKPAVVFGIDSKTGKTMWTQKPQHSGHHSPEDLIPIRGLLWTGGTYAVGKGGGTYQGINPKTGKIEKEFPLDVDPDYWFHQRCYRAKATEKYIMPAATGTEYIDTEKGTWNLNHWVRGGCLYGVMPANGVTYVPPNPCACYSESQLRTLGAFAPAEEGVDYAAIVKENRFFKGPAYDQIEELQASNEDWPMYRKSVERTAATKSTIPSTIQEKWRVAFEGAISAPVSAHGLALVSLLDAQQVVAIDQKIGKVKWRYNTGAKVNSAPTIYRGRVLFGASDGWVTCLRLSDGELAWRYRASPQNKQLIADEQVESVWPLVGSVLIHQDRLYAVAGRSLFVDGGLLMNVLNPMTGEVINEVRFNDIDPITGESMQLRSQGSKLPTSRPDVLSVKNGKIFMGSQKIDLDGNRMWPETNNAKPGEKGLTYNQSDQGGDDVHLFSLSGFLDDSWFHRTYWIYGNGPGGGWGGWMKPMQLAPSGRILAMDDDTVYGFGRKPVFIRQSSVTEYQIFATKKGQFSKEKERAFRGEKPALIMSPEQASTLEKFKQTAIEARRKYGDKKAPEVKKASKAYSDYRTKMNQLPANKKSTENYRANNPNIADWKASLKFDDSRSVLYKYDWREIEPEIMVRAIAIANDKLIVAGPADILDEASLYGQFTAEKNQAKLEEQEAAFNGERGGHLWVMDKKSGSHVTKLELNSVPVFDGMAVSHGNILLSQKNGELVFFGE; encoded by the coding sequence ATGAACTTACGCAAATACTTACCTTTACTCATGCTCAGTCAATTGACTTGGGCAGGTCAACTTCCTGAAATCCCAGAAGATAGTGGGGGTCTGTTACTTTATGTAGGTAAAGCTCCACAAGATGAAGTCAAACAACTCGCATCCATTGTCAGTAGTCCACGACTCATTGGCCAAATTTTGATTAAAGATGGCGCCGATTTAAAGCCGAGTCGCGAGCAAGTTGCGGAGCAGAAAACTAAGGGTCAGCTCTCTGTACAGACTTATAATGGTAGCGATATCCCCGTCATCAGTAGCGTTGCCAATATTATCCTTTGTGCGGAAAGCGCAAAAATTGATCAAGATGAAATTATGCGCGCCCTCACGCCCCGTGGCATTGCCTATATCCAAAAAGGCGAGCAATGGCAGAAAATCGTCAAACCGGTACCTAGTGATATCGACGACTGGACCCACGCCCTCTACAATCCCGCTAATACCGTGGTCAGTAAAGATACAAAAGTTGGACCTCCTCGTCGCCTGCAATGGATGACGGGTCCGGGTTGGTCGCGTTCCCACGAACACATGGTGAGTTTCAATGCCATGGTCTCGGAAGGCGGTATTGTTTATTACATCGTCGACATGGGTTCCCGTTCTGCTGTCGCCCTGCCCGCTCGCTGGACACTCATTGCCCGCGATGGCTTTAATGGTAAAGAACTCTGGCGCAAAGAACTTCCCTCTTGGATGAATCACATGTGGCCGCTCAAATCTGGGCCGACACAAATTCAAAGAAAATTAGTGGCCGTTGATGGCAAAGTTTATGTAACCTTGGGTGCCCTCGCTCCCGTTTCACAGCTCGATGGCCGTACGGGCAAAGTCCTCAAGACTTATGAAGGCACCGAAAATGTCGATGAAATCATTTTAGATAACGATCAACTCATTGTTCACATGAGTGATCATGTTAAACGTCGTGAAGGCTACACCCACGATATGAGCCACGTTTGGGCTGCTGCGGGTAATGCTCGTCAACGCTTTGCCTGGACCAACGAAGAACGCACTATAGTCTCTATCAATCCTGAAACGGGAAAAACTAGCTGGGTTTACAAAGCTCCCTGTATTGCCATGACAATGAATATGGATAAAGATAAGATTTATTTCTTTGATGGAGCCAATGCCCAAGCCATTAGTCGCAAGGATGGCAAGCTAATTTGGAAATCTGACAAATTGGTTCTCGAGGATCTTATTAAAGCGGGTGAACTTGGCGCGGGTTATGCTCCGACCATGCTGAACTACATGGACATGGTGATTATTCAAATTCGCGAGAGTCGCAAACCAGCTGTGGTCTTTGGCATTGATTCCAAAACCGGTAAAACAATGTGGACTCAAAAACCTCAGCATTCAGGACACCATAGCCCAGAGGACCTCATCCCCATCCGTGGATTACTTTGGACTGGTGGCACTTATGCAGTTGGTAAAGGTGGCGGAACTTATCAGGGCATTAACCCCAAAACAGGTAAAATCGAAAAAGAATTTCCCCTCGATGTCGACCCGGATTACTGGTTTCACCAACGCTGTTATCGCGCTAAGGCGACAGAAAAATATATTATGCCGGCGGCTACGGGAACCGAGTATATTGACACAGAAAAAGGTACTTGGAACCTCAATCACTGGGTTCGTGGTGGTTGCCTCTATGGCGTGATGCCCGCTAATGGCGTGACTTATGTACCACCAAATCCCTGTGCCTGTTATTCCGAAAGTCAGTTGCGTACCCTAGGTGCCTTTGCTCCAGCTGAAGAAGGAGTTGATTACGCTGCTATTGTTAAAGAAAACCGTTTCTTCAAAGGTCCAGCGTATGATCAAATCGAGGAACTGCAAGCGAGCAATGAAGATTGGCCCATGTACCGCAAAAGCGTAGAAAGGACTGCGGCTACAAAGAGTACAATTCCTAGTACAATTCAAGAAAAATGGCGCGTCGCTTTTGAGGGTGCTATTTCAGCTCCCGTTTCCGCTCATGGCTTAGCACTCGTTTCTTTACTCGACGCTCAACAAGTTGTTGCCATCGATCAAAAAATCGGCAAGGTTAAATGGCGCTATAACACAGGTGCTAAAGTCAACTCCGCCCCCACAATTTATCGCGGTCGCGTACTCTTTGGCGCCAGCGATGGCTGGGTCACTTGCCTCCGTCTTAGTGATGGCGAACTCGCTTGGCGTTATCGCGCCTCACCGCAAAACAAGCAACTCATTGCCGACGAACAAGTCGAGTCAGTCTGGCCACTCGTAGGCTCAGTGCTCATCCACCAAGACCGACTCTATGCCGTTGCAGGACGTAGCCTCTTTGTTGATGGTGGTCTCTTGATGAACGTGCTCAACCCCATGACTGGCGAAGTCATTAACGAAGTTCGCTTCAATGACATCGATCCGATCACTGGTGAATCTATGCAACTTCGTTCACAGGGTTCCAAACTCCCCACTTCTCGTCCCGATGTTCTCTCAGTCAAGAATGGTAAAATATTCATGGGTTCACAAAAAATTGACCTCGATGGCAATCGCATGTGGCCAGAAACTAATAATGCTAAACCCGGTGAAAAAGGTCTTACTTATAACCAAAGTGATCAGGGTGGCGATGACGTTCACCTCTTCTCACTCTCGGGCTTCCTCGATGATAGTTGGTTTCATAGGACTTACTGGATTTATGGCAATGGCCCCGGTGGCGGCTGGGGTGGCTGGATGAAGCCTATGCAATTAGCACCCTCTGGGCGTATCCTAGCTATGGATGATGATACTGTTTATGGCTTTGGCCGCAAACCCGTTTTTATTCGTCAATCCTCGGTTACCGAATACCAAATTTTTGCCACGAAAAAAGGCCAATTTTCCAAAGAAAAAGAGAGGGCATTCAGAGGTGAAAAACCCGCTTTAATAATGAGCCCAGAGCAGGCATCTACTTTGGAAAAATTCAAACAAACTGCCATTGAAGCCCGCAGAAAATATGGTGACAAAAAAGCCCCTGAAGTGAAGAAAGCCTCAAAAGCCTACTCTGATTATCGTACAAAAATGAATCAGCTCCCAGCCAATAAGAAAAGCACCGAAAATTACCGAGCTAACAACCCCAATATTGCCGATTGGAAAGCGAGCTTAAAGTTTGATGATTCAAGATCGGTTCTCTACAAATATGACTGGCGTGAAATTGAGCCAGAAATCATGGTACGTGCCATCGCAATCGCCAACGACAAACTCATTGTAGCTGGTCCTGCAGACATCCTTGATGAAGCTTCGCTCTACGGTCAGTTCACTGCTGAAAAGAACCAAGCTAAACTTGAAGAACAAGAAGCTGCTTTCAATGGTGAACGCGGTGGTCACCTTTGGGTCATGGACAAAAAATCCGGCAGTCATGTGACTAAGCTCGAACTCAACTCAGTACCAGTTTTCGATGGCATGGCAGTAAGTCACGGCAATATCCTGCTCTCGCAAAAAAATGGCGAACTCGTCTTCTTCGGTGAATGA
- a CDS encoding mechanosensitive ion channel family protein, with the protein MAEYMHIPIIILIAWCISYLCKRIFTVLIDRGVETLKIEATNYYFIRNGVSFVIYLFSLALIFKMTPGLSGLGTTLFASAGIIAAAVGFAGKEAMSNIVSGIFIIIFKPFRVGDFLELDPQTRGKVEDITMRHTVLADINNRRILFQIRLLVLMQSLILIFQMKKSVLILKFLWPMKQILSWRSK; encoded by the coding sequence ATGGCTGAATATATGCATATCCCGATTATAATTTTAATAGCATGGTGTATCTCTTACCTCTGCAAGCGGATCTTTACGGTTCTCATTGATCGTGGAGTCGAAACACTGAAAATTGAGGCAACTAATTATTATTTCATAAGAAATGGTGTCAGCTTTGTTATCTACCTTTTTTCCTTAGCACTAATTTTTAAAATGACACCAGGTTTATCTGGTTTAGGCACGACGTTATTTGCTTCTGCAGGGATTATTGCCGCGGCAGTGGGTTTTGCAGGTAAAGAAGCAATGTCAAATATTGTGAGTGGTATCTTCATTATTATCTTCAAGCCTTTTCGTGTTGGAGACTTTCTCGAATTGGATCCACAAACTCGAGGTAAGGTTGAGGACATTACTATGCGACATACCGTATTGGCCGATATTAATAATCGTCGAATCTTATTCCAAATTCGGTTATTAGTGCTAATGCAGTCGTTAATTTTGATATTTCAGATGAAAAAATCCGTTTTAATTTTAAAGTTTCTGTGGCCTATGAAGCAGATTTTGAGCTGGCGATCAAAATAA